The Magnolia sinica isolate HGM2019 chromosome 3, MsV1, whole genome shotgun sequence genome includes the window TTCCTCCAGGAAGTATACCAATTCCATTTGTGAGGAGGGTCGCCATTGTCTATCAAAATCTGGCGAATTGGTCTTCTTACTATTACAATGTGCCTGGCTATACATTGGTTACGCCGGTCGTGGGTTTCTTAGCTTACAATGTATCCAATTTCAATAGCAACAGTACCACAAAGGTCAGCCTCCGTGTGACAAAGGATCCAATTTCTATTAGCTTTCCGAGCGTTTCACTTCGAAGGGATTCGATGACCAAATGTGCTAGATTCGATGCGAATGGGTCCGTGCAACTTAGTGAGATGACATTGCAGAATGTATGCTTAACAAGAGATCAAGGCCACTTCTCAATTGTAATTCCATCCATCGCACCATCTCCATCTCCAGTTGTTGTGGTtcagaagaagaaagggaggaagTGGAAGGTGTGGGTCATTGCGTGTATCTGTGGAGTTGTTGTGTTGGTTTTGTTGGGTTTGGTTGGGATGGCTATTTTTAAATctgtgaagaggaagaagatggtgGAAATGGAAAGAAAAGCTCAGGAAGGTGAGTCTTTGGGGAGTGTTTGGATTGGGGGGAGTAGAATGCCTTCAGCAACATTTATTAGAACTCAACCAACCCTTGAAAATGAAAAtgcaccatgatttttatttctttctattttcttccttttattttaatAAAAGGTGAAGATGGAATGAGTTTGTTAGATGAGTACATGTCATAAATGAAGAAATTAAttgagaatttattttttattttttatttttagcattTGTTGGTTTGAGATTGGAGAAGGGAAATGAAGTTTGGCATTGTGAGAGATGCTATGAACAATGGCAAATGAAGTCCATATCTTTCAATCTTTTTAAACTTGTGAAAGGGTTAGGTGTTATTTGATTAGGACCCAATTTGCTAACTTCCCCATTTAGATTGTTGTTAGAAACATGTTACAATGAAGATCAATTGACataatttgtttttgttttttaatcatCATTTGACAGTTTGAGATTGGGATGTTTGGCATTTTAAGAGATGTCCCAGAGTGAAAATGAAAGTGCATCTTTCAATTTCTATGCTTGTTAATTAACGGTGGGGGGCCATTTAATTAGGACCCAACTTGCAAATTCCTCAGTTGCATTTATGATTGTTGGAGAAATgttacaaatgaagaaaaaaattttaataatttgttATTTTTTAATAATCATTTGATAACGTGTAATTGGGACGTTTGTTAATGGAAATGCATCCTTCAATCTTTATATATACTTGTTAAAAGGTAAGGGATACTTGTCCACTTCCTCATCTGGGTGTTTGTTAGCTAGGTAATGGAAATGCTCACTTCCTCAATCAAGTGagcatttttttttaagggtGTGTTTTTTATTGCACCCAATTTCATTGAATGTCATACAATTCTGCACTTAATATTAGactaattaataatgaaatttcatgatatttggttcaaccaaacgcaccctaaagcATCTGATAGTTTGAGATTGGGTAATGAAAATGATGTTTGGGGTTGTAAGAGATGCCAcaacaaattgaaaaaataaaataaaatgaagagcATCTTTCAACTTTTATACTTGTTAAAAGGGGTGAGGCTTTATGTGATTAGGACCAACTTGTCAACTTCCTCATCATCTTCAATCAATGTAACTTTATGCTTCTCTTGACGATTGGAGACttgcttttctttattttcttccttGCATTTCTCTGTGATGATGGCCTTCACGTGGTCACATGATGGTGTAGCCTCTCTTGTTTGGACATCCAAGAGCTTTTGATTCCCTTATTTTCTTAATTTCCTTGGAATATATAACCCCATCTCCAATAAATGGCCAGAAAGCATCCTTCATTTATTCATGCTATTAAGCCTGAAAAAATCACACATGTGGGGGCCATCAGCCATGCTTGGTTTATCCAAGACATTGGTCGGatggcccatcatggatggaccatgcccctgAATATCCCAAATTtaaagatcctagccatcgaaTCTTTTCGCCTTTTTCCATTGGATGTGGCTTGTTTGTTCACTTCTTCTTGACCATGTATTCGCATGCTaacaatggcttggataaaccaaccgtggaccccacttgtacaaactgggTACACAACTGGGAAGTTCCTGCTCAACCAGAGAACTtgtcctcttttttctttttcttttttaattattatttttagtagcGTAGCCATGTGTTAGGGGTACTAAAACCTTATTATACTCCGCTTACACTGAGATTCTCCTCGATGTTATTGACTTAGATCACGTTTGGGGCCCATCGCCACCGTCCACTTTGTGTATGTGATGAAAACAGATCCAATCTAAAATCATTGCCAAGTGGGGCCAAAAACTCAACTGAAATGATTATTCGTACCCATGCTTTGTAGTTGGACGGACACACTCGCCACACCAATTCATGTATTAGATTATTTAAAACTCCTCCAATTCAGCAAATTTCTTGGTGTCCAAACAGGACCTTAaccgactatatatatatatatatatatatatcaatgtttTACATGGTCATCCACACCAACCAACAAACACTGCACACATGCAAATACATGTGCATGCACATCTACccaagtatgcaatataaatAAAGAGAAGGTTTAACTACTAAATAACTACATAATCGAACATATTACATGCACATTTAAGTATCTTATAAGCTTGAGAAATGTTCGCATACAATGTAGTATATCAACTTTAAAATACAGCTAGCCCTTCATTGGAACATTTAAGCCATTCAAAAGGTGGGCCATTCACTTAAAACTGAGTATGATCATCAGCTGTCCATTGATTTGGTGGCGTGGCACTTTTGATGTGATCTTTACAACGCAGCCTATCTTTTGCATGTGAACATTACTATATAagcttagtttagttttctaCAGTTCTTCCTTATCTCCCCTTTGTCTCCTGTGAGAGGATTTACATTCCCCAACTTGATCATAGCATTAGCAAAATCAGTGTAGAAGGTCTGTGAATCCTGGCTGTAGATCTTGACGACATCATCAACAGATCCACCATTGAAGAGCTCTTGATCGGACCGCAACAGCCCGCGCCGCTTGACAAGACCCTGGAAATAGTTGTTGCCAAAGCGATTCGGGCTCTGATGGTCCATCGAGGAGAGGATGTTGTCCCCACCGGTTGATGGGCACCTGGATTTTCGATCGGACGCTACCAGGGTCTCGAGGTTGGTGCTATTGTACAAGTGATCACGGAACGAAGAACACTGGGCCATGCCAATTGAGTGGGCCCCAGATAGTGCAACCATTTCTCTGGCTGTGAAGCCTTTGGCAATGAATTTGTCGATGGTGTCTTGAAGGCTAGCAAATGGAGATGGGAGGTTGTTCGCACCAGCTCTGCTTGCAGTCCTTGCATCCTTTCTTCCGAGGTTCACTTCCCATCGTGGACCTCCCAGCTGTGATTTGGAACGTCAGATCAGTAATTTCTACTGTGTGGACACCTCGATCAATCAACTGattaggtggcccacacgtgtACATTGAACAACACCAATTAACCGGATATTGGTTTTTCATGCCAAGAAATCTTCATTCTATTTAGGCCCACCTTAAGCATGGCTCTGATGTTGTAAATATGCACATGTTATTGGCGAGAAAAGATAGTTGCGTACTAGTTTTGCATGCATGGAGTTGGAGGTGGCCATCTCTCGCTCACTTCTCTAACCACCCCAAGCatgcaagtgggcccaccttgagatataaTCCTTCATTGTCAAGTGtcgagaaaggtgggccacattattaTGCATTTCAGAGATCACTTTGTCGGTTGGGTGTGTGAAATTCAAGTAGACTGCACCACATAGGACAGCTGTGAGGGACCCCAACCCATAAAACATTCCAAAATGATTGTGGGTCCACCCTaatttgtatatgccatccaatgcaTCCATTCATCAGATTGCCCTACCAGTATGAAAGGACAAACCAAaaattcaggccattccaaaacttaggtgggaagTACCACGTGATTTcaaaggttttaggcatgatttcacatcgctgcctctggtgtggcccacctaagctttggatctgcctaactttTGGGCTTAGAGATGAACATGAGGTGGTGTACAAGATGTTAGGTGCcaccttgtgggccacaccatagggacaGCTGGGAGGATCTGCCCCCCAATAAAAACTTTGGGACTGTTTCTGGGTTCACCTTTCTTGCATAtgatatccaatccattcatcggaCAAGCCCCTTAAGATGAAAGGATACCCCAAAGAAAATCTGGttattccaaagctcaagtggactgtgggccacaccacatgactttagatgttttaggcatgattttaggcCGTTCcctatattgtggcccacttgtgaaTCAACATGGTTTTTGGGCTTCTAAGTAAACCAGGAGGCTAGATCTGGTGCATGCACCATTTGAATTCCACAAGATCAGGGCTTGACTTTTTGGCTCGACTGATAATCAGTTGAGCTAAGGTGGACCCTAACTTGCCCGAAAAtgcggagggagagagagagagagagaggccatagATAATGATAACGAAATGCGGTTACAACAAGCTTCTTGATTTacggaagactgactcaaatgaTAGAAGATGCATATGAGTCAGTTCCTCTAACAAAGGCAGGAAATTCACGTTAGGCCTGACCCTGACCTATGTAAGACCTTGGCCGTTGGTACCTGTGGGAAATAGATAGAGGTTTTTAAGATCAAagtcaggaagcggattgcgtacagaATACCgtggatgtatgtgtcctatccacgccatccatccgtatcATGACCCCAAACTTcaaatatatccaaagctcaagtggaccacaccacacgaaaccgtggggataatgatgcccaTCGTTGAAGCTTTTCCAGGACCCatgttaatgtttatttgtcatctaacccgttgataaggtcacatagacatcgacgaagggaaaacataaatatcaacttgatcgaaaacttctgtggcccccaaaaagttttcaactgtaagtgttcaattccactgtttcctgtgctgtggtctacttgacctttggatatacttaaattttgagatcatgtcctaaaatgatctagtaaaatagatggatggcgtggataacacatatgcatcgcagtgggccccacagagtttagctcagtacgcaatccgtgtcccCTTTTATCCACTAATATGTTGGATTTTTCTACAATTTGctgaaaatgacaaaaagaaaaaagaagacagGAGTTGGATCCTTTATTTTATAGAAACGGATGAGTTGCACGAAATGACTCGGACTAACTCACCCATTCGCCCAAGTCTCCAGTGATTCGACTCGGACTAACTCACCCAAGTTTCTAGCAACTCGACTGAGAACTAACTCCCCCAACTTGCCCATGTCTCTAGCAGCTCGACTGATGCTGGCTGAGTCAGGCAGACTTTGGGTGAACCATGGCGTAGACTCAACCTTAGTCTAGTCTGAATCTGGGTCAACTTGTACAAATGGACTCAGACTCAGTGAGGAGAAATTGCACTTACCTCGACGACCGAGTCACGGGCTGCAATGGCAAGAATGTCAGCACAAGAGACCACAGGTCCAGCACAAGCTTTGTCGACCGCATCCTTGATCTTGTCAATCACCTCGAATCCTCTTAGCGAGTCTTTATTTGGAAGTGAGTTCTTCTCGCTATCTATGGCTGGCAGATTATCATCTAGTAGGACCCCACCATCACACCCCTGCACATTTCATCAACACCAATGATCACCATATTGTTCTTGATAACTGGACCAAACTGATTACTGATCTATATCACAGGGCTCCGTTTATATGGGTTGAATGTCATGAACGATTTGATTTGAACAGTCACTTGTTCTTGGTGGCCTGGCTGATGATTTGACCAGCCCGATTATTTACCTATATCACAGGGCCCCGTTTCTATGGCTTGAATTCATATCTACTTGAGACGATCACACAAGAGATGGTTGTAGCTTAAGCTAACCTACAACCGGTTGCAGTGATCATCACTGGGCTATCAAAGCAAAATATACTAGCATTGAATATTAGCCGAATCCTAACCGTTTCacaaagaagttttttttttttttttttgcctgcaACTCTTACTCAACTGCATGTAAAGAAAGGCTTTTAAGATCTGCAGAATTTATTCACCTATGTGAAAATGCTATTCAACTGTtcgtgtagggtccaccatattgtgTGTATGCCATGCATGTCAAGCTGGTATATCTTGGgaccttactcttgctccggtggtagagtactctaaggagtttcaacacctggtcaagggtccGAGTACCCATAgctaggtggtgaaattccactatggcgtgagcgtgtgggggttttttttttttttcaaaaaaaaactgATATATCAAGTgaattatccaaaaatcatatcTATACCATCATTATTTGGGTGATACCCGACAACATAATGGACATCCACCTAAAATTTGTGACATGCGTAGTGGACATTTCTCCCTAAAATGCATGGTTCGGTGGTACAATCACTGTGTTTCACCATTGAAGTAGTCATAAGTTTAGCCCAAGAAAAGTGTgtgtaaaatagaaaaaaaaaaaaagaaatgaatatcCACCTAATAAGTTCTAAATTCATGTGCACTATTAAAGTCAAaagtttttttgagattttatttcAATTGAGTTGGTTaaacataataataaaaatgttcGAGTCTTGTACTTATACTTTTACTAAAATTTCGTTTCCTCCTAGTACTtgtttgaaaaaatgaaaatttctttgAAAATCTTTAGTCCAACATTACTTGAAGAGAGAACTAGAGAGGTTTATGAGTTATCTAGTATTCTTACCCGGAGAATGGAGAGAGAAGAAGATTGGGTTGTGTGTCCCCGTGCAAATCATTGTTCTCACTAGAACACATTAACGCGCCTAGGCACGCGTGGTCACGGGCATGGGCTCTGAGGTAGTGTAACTGTAGAGGTGCTAGTGGTGCACTTAGCACGTGTGCATCGTATCGCTAGTGGCACTACCATGTGACCTACTGCGAACTGATGCGAATTGGTGCAAGTTGTGGTGCGACTAGGCTAAGTCGTTGAATCAATCATAGAGAGTATATATCCATCATAAGATTGGCCATTAGATAACAACTGTTTTACCTATCAATAGTCGACAGGCAATGGTCATTATGCCAGGGAATTCTTGCAATTGTATTGATCGATTGTCATATATCGACCGTTTTCAAGATCAGCCGACAAGAAATGTCCGTCTTGCCAATCGGCCGATTGATCTCAACTGTTACTATGTTTCGGTTAGTCGGATGTTTCTGTTGCACTGAACGGTGGGTGGATTTTGGGCGATGCCTATTTGGTCTATAGGTTTTAAACGTTGTGACGATTCGGCCATCAGAATTCAATCATTATAAGAAGCGATTTCTTACGTCTCTTGAGCAAAGTCGTATATTTTCTTAAAAGACTTGATCGTTATAAACGATTTCAGGTTTGTCTTTTAGAAACTCCTTTTTGTGAAAATGCACTGCTATTCATTCTCTATAAAATCTTTTGTAGATCGAGAATAAAAACATATGAAAAATATATCTCCAATCGATCATTTATCTCTCAAAAAATAAGTGAAGCAAGTTTCTCTGTTTTCTTAATACACAAAATCTGTCAAAATTACAAACTGCGTATCGAGTTCTTACATGAGTTTTTCATAATTGTTGCATATATATCCACAAAGGTTTGTCGTATCTTGGAAGCAGTTCACTAGAAACCCAAGGAAGCAAATAATGATGTAAGGAAAGCGTATCTAATACGTGCTTCGAGCTTATTACTAGTTtacttgtttattttatttaatttgaatttccTCTATGATTATCATCTAACAAGTTGAAGTGTCCAAGTAAGATTTgtgtaaaatagaaaaataaaatgaacATCCACCCAAAAAGTTTCAAATTCTTGTAGTGACCCACATAATGGTTGTAATAGCCTTATTTTCAGAGCGCTCCACTTTCTTAGTAGGATAATCTTTCTACAAGGGTGACTTATGAGGCCATCTTAAACTTAGAATTAAAGGAGTGAGAAGATTATCCTTACTTCCAGTGGTTAAGTCGATTCCTGGATGTAAATCCTCCATCTTAAATTTTTGTGTGGAAGTTTTAAAGACCGAAAGACCCTGTTAGATCCTACGGGACTTACTATCGGGCTGCCTTTCACTGAAGTCGGATAGGATGTTTGCTGTTACAAtgttattggtccacgtcatcacCGACCTTATCAGCACTGTTACATTAAATGAGAATTGAGCCAATCAGATTGTAACAAGCAGGAAAACCCTGCTtaagcagaggatccggactccccTCTCACCATGCACCAACCACAGTGAGTCCCACAGGCAGagttctaaaataatctttcactGCAAACAGAAAACGTTGCAAAGATATCCGGCCTGTAATCGAGGAGAACAGAGAAGGCAATATCTAGAGCGTGGGCGATCTGCCATTCATGTAGCTGAGATCATTTGATGCTTAAAATCATACTTCAAGTAGCAAtccttaaaacaatccactgacatcaccatcattaccttaaaattgatcccatcccttggttggacggattggaaggtcaAATCCGGGtatatgccgggcgtgccaaacagacccagtcaacttgtcccgggatataacaatcccatggatcttaaaccaatccactgacaccaccatcattaccttaaaatacatcccatccctcctaatcccatgggattcgcccggccaaacaggccctaagtgaagTTGCATGCTGATGTACAATAGTATATTAATGGTTGGAGCAAAAGTATCCGGTGCTGTCAGTTGTACCTTACTCGTCAAGCACTGTATCTCTTTACATCCGGGCACTTCATCTGCTGGGCCTATCTTGGATGGTCTGCATCCAGAAATCGACGAGTTGGAGAATCTTAGCCAGCTCGATTAGAGGAATTTGAAATAAACGGTTAGACAGAAGTCTAAGCAATGAGGACATGCAGTCTTTGAAAATCCTCTGATCGGCAGCTGGGATAATCCAACCATTAtggtttttgtagtgtggcctaccCACCCTAGGACCCAacagatgaatggttcagatctcgTAGAAGTATAGTCACATCGAAGTAAATGCAGTACTTTACTACAAACATACAAGCTTCTCCTCAGTTATTCACAGGCTTGTTTAGATAccttttatctatatatatatatatatatatatatatgggaaaagatactatgcgctcgacctcacaataagctcccgtaaggtcgagctgtgtgagccccatcgtgatgcgtgttgaccatcaacaccgtgtgtttgatgggtcccctttaaattatgggatatcccaaaaatcagctatatagggaattcaagtgggtcatatcatctaaaatcatgtgaagacaccgttaaaatatataaaagcacttggtggggccacacagctcgacctcatgggacggagccgtgaggtcgagcgcatagtaccttttctcatatatatatatatatagcttcttAGTACACTTCACTTTTAGTTCACACttaactgttagccacccccattagggaatcaataccaagaccttagtgttgaaacgaggtatctcagtctaccacttgagctatggatcaagatGTGTTTTTTAGATCAAGCCTGTGGACGGAGATCAAGCAATCTAAGAAGTGGACGGAGATCAACGTACCACGACAAAGCAATCATGGAAGAAGAGCCGTAGAAGTGAAGCTCCCATCCTCTTCTCCCTGTTGATCGCCGATCGGACGATGGATTTCACGGTATCAGTGACTGACGGACATGTGCTGCTGTAGAAGGTGGTAGAAAGCTGAGATTGAGAAAGGGAAGGTGCAAATACAATCAAAGTCAGTGCAAGTACAACATATTTCAACGCACCCATGACTATAGTACTACAAAACGTCCATCAGTGCCATGACCCTAGGCACTCTCCCTCCTTTTAAAGCAAGAAAATGAAGAATTATATAATGCCCATTGTTTCAGTGATTCAGACATCCATGATTTTAGTTGGAGAAAGTGGTGTAGGATTAGGATCCGAACTTAGATTAAGCTTATTCCATTGAGGGTGATGATCACATACATTTgagctatgtagggcccactctgatgtgtGAGTGCCATCGAACCCGTCCAATAGATGCATCTCCCCATGTTAGTCCTAAATCCATAAATCCAGCCTCATCCATATAACTCAACtaggccacatcaaaggaaacaatggaggaCATACGAGAGGGGACGTGCACCACAGAAACTTCCACTTTGAATATATATCATCcagcccattcatcaggtgagccacgttGGGATAAAGGGACCCATGGAAATTCAAGTCATTCTAACACTTAGGTTGGCCACAAAAGTGAATCTACATAAGTTCTTAGAGTGATTGTACATTGATCCCTGTGGTGTGTCACATCAGAATTTTGGATCCGGATTATTTTTGGAATGTATGGTGAACATGAGGAGGTGCATCAGATGTGCGACTTGGGTTCCACAAACACATCACGGACGGGCCCATGCAGATCGAACATATGGTGATTACTATGCATTAAAAACGTATGTTTTCTACTAAGGTGGGTTAAGCTTAGTTCATGTCATATGCAGTAGATAGGGCCATATAAACGAAAGTGGCGCTTAGATTTCTCTAATCTGCCACTAATCTACGTAATAAGTGGTTGGATCGTCTAGCACAGACATGGGCCGCTGGTTGGAGTGGGGAATTACGTAACATGCGCACCTCTGAAAATTTGTATTACTTTAATTACCAGCACGTGCTTTGTGGAAGCGTTTGCGtacggagtaactcagtacaccaacagcgtactgagtaaactctgtggaggcACTgtagatgtatgtgtcttatccacgccgtccatccgttttttcagctcatattaggacatgatcccaaaattgaagcatatccaaagctcaagtggaccacaccacaagaaactgtggggataatgatgtgCGCTGTCAAAACCTTCtagagcccacggtgatgtttatt containing:
- the LOC131238770 gene encoding uncharacterized protein LOC131238770, whose translation is MFLYSYSESADNFSMSSLDDLIQDYAFKTLDRHRTGILYKVPIPSNFSGIEASVARLKSGSFWSRGANFSDVGIPPGSIPIPFVRRVAIVYQNLANWSSYYYNVPGYTLVTPVVGFLAYNVSNFNSNSTTKVSLRVTKDPISISFPSVSLRRDSMTKCARFDANGSVQLSEMTLQNVCLTRDQGHFSIVIPSIAPSPSPVVVVQKKKGRKWKVWVIACICGVVVLVLLGLVGMAIFKSVKRKKMVEMERKAQEGESLGSVWIGGSRMPSATFIRTQPTLENENAP
- the LOC131241278 gene encoding peroxidase P7-like is translated as MGALKYVVLALTLIVFAPSLSQSQLSTTFYSSTCPSVTDTVKSIVRSAINREKRMGASLLRLFFHDCFVVGCDGGVLLDDNLPAIDSEKNSLPNKDSLRGFEVIDKIKDAVDKACAGPVVSCADILAIAARDSVVELGGPRWEVNLGRKDARTASRAGANNLPSPFASLQDTIDKFIAKGFTAREMVALSGAHSIGMAQCSSFRDHLYNSTNLETLVASDRKSRCPSTGGDNILSSMDHQSPNRFGNNYFQGLVKRRGLLRSDQELFNGGSVDDVVKIYSQDSQTFYTDFANAMIKLGNVNPLTGDKGEIRKNCRKLN